One part of the Streptomyces sp. NBC_00286 genome encodes these proteins:
- a CDS encoding SDR family NAD(P)-dependent oxidoreductase — translation MPHDSPPTGSEATAAGTDPDTPPHLAAASATKASVALVTGASSGIGAAVARRLAAEGNWHLVLNGRDRTRLEQVAKDLDQGANDTSAAAFPIDLAEPGADRRLAEYVLDSAGRVDLLVAGAGIGWAGPFDTMPQRAIDEVFSVDVLAPVHLVRLLLPDMISQGTGRVVLIGSVAGSLGVRDEAVYSAAKAALGTFAEALRYELRGTGVGISHVMPGVVDTPFFDRRGAPYVRSRPRPVPAERVAEAVWHAITRDRDEVYVPGWLRLPGRLHGAAPALYRRLAARFG, via the coding sequence GTGCCCCACGACTCACCCCCCACCGGCTCCGAAGCCACCGCGGCCGGTACGGACCCCGATACTCCCCCGCACCTCGCCGCCGCGTCGGCGACGAAAGCGAGTGTGGCCCTGGTGACGGGCGCGTCCTCGGGCATCGGCGCCGCCGTCGCACGGCGGCTGGCGGCGGAGGGCAACTGGCACCTCGTACTCAACGGACGCGACCGTACGCGGCTCGAGCAGGTCGCCAAGGACCTCGATCAGGGCGCCAACGACACCTCGGCCGCCGCGTTCCCGATAGATCTGGCCGAGCCGGGGGCGGACCGACGGCTCGCCGAGTACGTCCTGGACTCCGCCGGGCGGGTGGACCTGTTGGTGGCAGGCGCCGGCATCGGCTGGGCAGGACCCTTCGACACCATGCCGCAGCGGGCCATCGACGAGGTGTTCTCCGTCGACGTACTGGCGCCGGTTCATCTCGTACGACTCCTGCTGCCGGACATGATCAGCCAGGGCACCGGCCGCGTGGTGCTCATCGGCTCCGTCGCTGGCAGCCTCGGGGTGCGTGACGAGGCTGTCTACTCCGCCGCCAAGGCCGCCCTCGGCACCTTCGCCGAGGCGCTCCGCTACGAGTTGCGCGGCACGGGCGTGGGGATCAGCCATGTCATGCCCGGGGTCGTGGACACCCCGTTCTTCGACCGGCGCGGCGCTCCCTACGTACGCTCGCGCCCCAGACCCGTACCGGCCGAACGCGTCGCCGAGGCCGTCTGGCATGCCATCACCCGCGACCGCGACGAGGTGTACGTACCGGGCTGGCTCCGTCTGCCCGGGCGACTGCACGGCGCGGCACCGGCACTGTACCGGCGTCTCGCGGCCCGGTTCGGCTGA
- a CDS encoding ChaB family protein yields MPGREELPSTLDRSSKDAQRTWVKAHDSAVEQYGEGERAHRVAYSALKHKYEKVGDHWERKEHQRKGPSDQLAARPRQQGGRSGEGVDEQASKQHLYDVAKRLGVEGRSRMTKPELLDAVRKANRSKTREARS; encoded by the coding sequence GTGCCAGGACGCGAGGAACTGCCGTCAACTCTGGACCGGTCGTCCAAGGACGCGCAGCGCACCTGGGTCAAGGCCCATGACTCCGCCGTCGAGCAGTACGGCGAGGGCGAGCGGGCGCACCGGGTCGCGTACTCAGCGCTCAAGCACAAGTACGAGAAGGTCGGCGATCACTGGGAGCGCAAGGAGCACCAGCGCAAAGGCCCCTCCGATCAGCTGGCGGCACGGCCGCGGCAGCAGGGCGGGCGCAGCGGCGAGGGCGTGGACGAGCAGGCCTCCAAGCAGCACCTGTACGACGTGGCCAAGCGACTCGGCGTCGAGGGACGGTCCCGTATGACGAAGCCCGAGCTGCTGGACGCGGTACGCAAGGCGAACCGTTCCAAGACCCGCGAGGCCCGCAGCTGA
- a CDS encoding substrate-binding domain-containing protein, whose translation MQRNRKATPGVFTARFASAALLAAATVLVGCERGSSTGGEESATGKSACPAAHAKAQAAVRQAEKTDAPWDGPTSGPSAESGKTIVYVAQTMTNPGVAGTAKGVREAARVIGWNVRVIDGGGTPAGIQAAMSAAVALRPSGIVIGGFDPDSTSQQVARANAAGIPLIGWHAVAAPGPSQRPKLFTNVTTRVEDVARISAQWVISRSNGRAGVVLITDASIPFARNKSDLISKELATCSGVKLLSQENIPIPDASSRTPREISSLLARFQNEWTYSVAINDLYFADAAPAFRAAGKKGSGPPFNIGAGDGDPSAFQRINSEQFQAATVPEPLSLQGWQIVDEFNRAFAGRPASGYVAPVHLTTAANSAGATTWDPSGYREAYRKIWGK comes from the coding sequence GTGCAACGCAACCGCAAGGCCACCCCCGGCGTCTTCACGGCTCGGTTCGCCTCCGCGGCCCTGTTGGCAGCGGCAACCGTCCTTGTGGGCTGCGAACGAGGCTCGTCGACGGGCGGGGAGGAGTCCGCGACGGGCAAGAGCGCCTGCCCCGCGGCCCACGCCAAGGCCCAGGCCGCCGTCAGACAGGCAGAGAAGACCGACGCCCCCTGGGACGGACCGACCAGCGGCCCCTCGGCGGAATCCGGCAAAACCATCGTCTACGTCGCCCAGACCATGACCAATCCCGGAGTGGCGGGCACCGCGAAGGGCGTGCGGGAAGCCGCACGGGTCATCGGCTGGAACGTACGGGTGATCGACGGCGGGGGCACCCCCGCCGGCATCCAGGCGGCCATGAGTGCGGCCGTGGCCCTCAGGCCCTCGGGCATCGTCATCGGCGGCTTCGACCCCGACTCGACCTCGCAGCAGGTCGCGCGGGCCAACGCGGCGGGCATCCCGCTCATCGGCTGGCACGCGGTAGCCGCGCCCGGCCCCAGCCAGCGGCCCAAACTCTTCACCAACGTCACCACCCGGGTCGAGGACGTGGCCCGCATCAGCGCGCAGTGGGTCATCTCGCGCTCCAACGGCCGTGCCGGGGTCGTACTCATCACCGACGCCTCGATCCCCTTCGCCAGGAACAAGTCCGACCTGATCAGCAAGGAGCTCGCCACCTGCTCGGGCGTGAAGCTGCTGTCGCAGGAGAACATCCCGATCCCGGACGCCAGCAGCCGCACCCCCCGGGAGATCTCCTCCCTCCTCGCCCGTTTCCAGAACGAGTGGACCTACTCCGTCGCCATCAACGACCTGTACTTCGCCGACGCGGCCCCCGCCTTCCGGGCGGCCGGCAAGAAAGGCTCCGGTCCACCCTTCAACATCGGCGCCGGCGACGGCGACCCCTCCGCCTTCCAGCGCATCAACAGCGAACAGTTCCAGGCCGCCACCGTCCCCGAGCCGCTGTCCCTGCAGGGCTGGCAGATCGTCGACGAGTTCAACCGCGCCTTCGCCGGCCGACCCGCCAGCGGATACGTGGCTCCCGTCCACCTCACCACGGCCGCCAACAGCGCGGGGGCCACGACCTGGGACCCGTCGGGTTACCGGGAGGCGTACCGGAAGATCTGGGGCAAGTAA
- a CDS encoding ABC transporter permease: MTASPPSPPRRPGPLSRLERQGGHLIGTYGLLALTALLFLIFSLTLPRTFPTGDTVDSILSTQSIPAVLALAAMVPIVTGAFDLSIGYGLGLAHVMVLQLVVNAGWPWPLACLAVIIGGTMVGVLNGVIVEFGRIDSFIATLGTGSMMYAATGWITGGGRIVPGPQGLPAAFTDLFDSTFLGLPVPAFYVLALAVALWLVLERLPLGRYLYVIGSNPRAADLVGIPTRKYTVYAFAASGLIVGFAGVLLATQQQIGNPSVGLDYLLPAFAGALLGSTAIKPGRPNALGTVVAVTVLAVGLTGIGQMGAEFWTTPLFYGGTLLIAVGLAGYSARRLRTGAIAARDSPAGPPPPPYPPTQDGGTTGTTP, translated from the coding sequence ATGACCGCCTCGCCCCCGTCCCCACCGCGCCGGCCGGGCCCGCTGAGCCGACTGGAGAGGCAGGGCGGGCACCTCATCGGCACGTACGGCCTCCTGGCCCTCACCGCCCTGCTCTTCCTGATCTTCTCCCTCACGCTGCCGCGTACCTTTCCCACCGGGGACACCGTCGACTCGATCCTGTCCACCCAGTCGATCCCGGCCGTCCTCGCGCTCGCCGCCATGGTCCCCATCGTGACCGGCGCGTTCGACCTCTCCATCGGCTACGGCCTCGGCCTGGCGCACGTCATGGTGCTGCAGCTCGTCGTCAATGCCGGGTGGCCCTGGCCGCTCGCCTGTCTCGCGGTGATCATCGGAGGGACGATGGTGGGTGTCCTCAACGGTGTCATCGTCGAGTTCGGCCGGATCGACTCCTTCATCGCCACCCTCGGGACCGGCAGCATGATGTACGCCGCGACCGGCTGGATCACCGGCGGAGGCAGGATCGTCCCCGGCCCGCAGGGCCTTCCGGCCGCTTTCACCGACCTCTTCGACTCCACGTTCCTCGGCCTTCCGGTCCCCGCCTTCTACGTGCTCGCCCTCGCGGTCGCCCTCTGGCTGGTGCTGGAGCGGTTGCCGCTCGGCCGGTACCTGTACGTCATCGGCTCCAACCCCCGCGCCGCCGACCTCGTCGGCATCCCGACCCGTAAGTACACCGTCTACGCGTTCGCCGCATCGGGACTGATCGTCGGCTTCGCCGGGGTGCTGCTCGCGACCCAACAGCAGATCGGCAATCCGAGCGTCGGCCTCGACTACCTGCTGCCCGCCTTCGCCGGCGCGCTCCTCGGCTCCACCGCGATCAAACCCGGCCGCCCCAACGCCCTGGGCACCGTCGTCGCCGTCACCGTCCTCGCCGTCGGCCTCACCGGCATCGGCCAGATGGGCGCCGAATTCTGGACGACCCCGCTGTTCTACGGCGGCACCCTGCTCATCGCCGTCGGCCTGGCCGGCTACTCCGCCCGCCGCCTGCGCACCGGCGCCATCGCGGCCCGCGATTCGCCCGCCGGGCCGCCCCCACCGCCGTACCCCCCGACCCAGGACGGCGGAACTACGGGCACCACTCCCTGA
- a CDS encoding sugar ABC transporter ATP-binding protein: MHDAPDASDKAVPRSGTEPLVRIRGLGKRFGGTHALAEVDLDVHAGSVLALLGPNGAGKSTLIKVLAGVHHADAGQITVAGHPLGTHAASSSMSFIHQDLGLVEWMTVAENIALSTGYPRRAGLISWRRTRERCTDALRIVAAHLDPDAPIARLGPAERSLVAIARALAGRAKLIVLDEPTARLPAADCARLFRVLHALRDRGHGILYVTHRLDEVYEVADTFAVLRDGHLVSHGRLADRSPAGLVHDIVGEELTSPRLRPGGPPSRIARRATGPADAPAVLTLDGVRTVGAGPVSLELKAGEVLGLVGLSGAGHMDLGRALAGSRPLLGGRVLLDGRRYSPHKVADAVALGVGFVTGDRQQEGCATELTVRENLLANPRAGGLPALRWIRPRRERAEAATLIERFSVRPRDSEAPIATLSGGNQQKVMIGRWLRVGLRLLILEEPTASVDIGAKAAIYGLLDEALAAGLAVLLISTDFEEVAGVCRRALVFVRGTVTAELSGPDLTVAGLTRAASAMPPSGTSGSATTS, encoded by the coding sequence GTGCACGATGCTCCCGACGCCTCTGACAAGGCGGTCCCGCGCTCCGGCACGGAACCCCTGGTCCGTATCCGCGGGCTCGGCAAGCGGTTCGGCGGAACCCACGCGCTGGCCGAGGTCGATCTCGATGTCCACGCGGGCAGCGTTCTGGCCCTTCTGGGCCCCAACGGCGCCGGAAAGTCCACGCTCATCAAAGTGCTCGCCGGCGTCCACCACGCCGACGCGGGGCAGATCACCGTGGCCGGTCACCCGCTCGGCACCCACGCGGCCTCCAGCAGCATGTCCTTCATCCACCAGGACCTCGGTCTCGTGGAGTGGATGACGGTCGCCGAGAACATCGCCTTGAGCACCGGGTATCCGCGCCGCGCCGGATTGATCTCCTGGCGGCGGACCCGGGAGCGCTGCACCGACGCCCTGCGGATCGTCGCCGCACATCTCGACCCCGACGCACCGATCGCCCGGCTCGGCCCCGCAGAGCGTTCGCTGGTCGCCATCGCCCGAGCGCTGGCGGGACGGGCGAAGCTCATCGTCCTCGACGAGCCGACCGCCCGCCTCCCCGCCGCGGACTGCGCCCGGCTCTTCCGCGTACTGCACGCCCTGCGCGACCGGGGCCACGGCATCCTCTACGTCACCCATCGCCTCGACGAGGTGTACGAGGTCGCCGACACCTTCGCCGTCCTGCGCGACGGCCACCTCGTCAGCCACGGCCGGCTGGCGGACCGTAGCCCCGCCGGTCTGGTGCACGACATCGTCGGCGAGGAACTGACCTCCCCCAGACTCCGTCCGGGGGGACCCCCATCTCGCATCGCTCGCCGCGCCACGGGCCCCGCCGACGCCCCGGCCGTACTGACCCTCGACGGCGTACGGACGGTCGGCGCAGGCCCGGTCAGCCTGGAACTCAAGGCCGGGGAGGTCTTGGGCCTGGTGGGCCTCTCTGGCGCCGGGCACATGGACCTTGGCCGCGCCCTCGCCGGCTCGCGGCCCCTCCTCGGCGGGCGGGTGCTGCTCGACGGCCGGCGGTACAGCCCCCACAAGGTCGCCGACGCCGTCGCCCTCGGTGTCGGCTTCGTGACCGGCGACAGGCAGCAGGAGGGGTGCGCCACCGAGCTGACCGTACGGGAGAACCTCCTGGCCAACCCCCGCGCAGGCGGCCTGCCGGCGCTGCGCTGGATCAGGCCCCGCCGCGAACGCGCCGAGGCCGCCACCCTGATCGAACGGTTCTCGGTGCGTCCCCGCGACAGCGAGGCCCCCATCGCCACCCTCTCCGGCGGAAACCAGCAGAAGGTCATGATCGGCCGATGGCTGCGGGTGGGCCTGCGCCTGCTGATCCTCGAGGAGCCGACCGCGAGCGTGGACATCGGCGCCAAGGCCGCGATCTACGGCCTGCTCGACGAGGCGCTGGCCGCCGGCCTCGCGGTGCTGCTCATCTCCACCGATTTCGAGGAGGTCGCGGGCGTGTGCCGACGTGCCCTGGTCTTCGTCCGCGGGACTGTGACAGCCGAGCTGAGCGGCCCGGACCTCACCGTCGCGGGGCTCACCCGGGCAGCGTCGGCCATGCCCCCCTCGGGAACCTCCGGAAGCGCGACGACCTCATGA
- a CDS encoding SpoIIE family protein phosphatase encodes MVRSDGESMRTWRAAGGTASARSRERFLQGEPVDSGVRKSILDSWQRCRSLGLSPDQADLPFREDFDRDGRLVRAAGPVLDRLQSMFAGSAMNISVADASGTVLLRRFGEEALARSLPAIQRVPGFVFAEQFAATNGIGLALAERQLIRVHGAEHFAERSQGSACRAIPVRDPLSGRIEGVLCLGYPRSAEDPALVTVIRKAAQAIERRLLEQSSARERALLGAYLSTCGDAAAGVHQGVGVDELARELRLRDQAVLMEKATELISGGQRAAVDVSLSDGRSVTLVSRPMTSASGVEGIAIEALFRGPPPRQALPVPLRVDELLGPLGPHAEPAGSAVVAPSAAYTPVAPAPGQYSATPLSGQRPDAASGTPLVGHLPAAASGQGPTGGLVSTSGHGPTDGQGVMAAATAADATDGHPESQPPARGLVLVGEPHVGTYALAARRRLELLSEASARIGTTLDVRRTAQELAETVVPALADFVTIDLPDAVLRGEESADPSGDLRRTVVHGIRDDVPFRPLDKRVDFGPTAPQLRCLTSGQAVLEPDLKAAAGWLTQDPEHTEQLLTHVHSLIAVPLVARGVVLGVAAFYRSHGSAPFGDDDRALAHELATRAALSMDNARRYTRERNMVLALQRSLLPQGLPDQEAVEVAHRYLPAESDVGGDWYDVIPLSGTRIGLFVGDVVGHGMHSAATMGRLRTAARSFAELDFPPDEVLTHLDNVVGRLDREDPAADGVGIIGATCLYAIYDPTSQQCVLARAGHPPPALVRPDGTVSFPDLPAGPPLGLGGLPFETAEIHLPEHSQLVLYTDGLIEDRNRDIDESLDRLRKALAHPERTPEETCEAVLDLVAPAHPADDLALLVARTHALDPHRIAHWDLPADPALVSDVRAAAVRQLADWGLDEAAFVAELLLSELITNAIRHGSGPIRVRLLHGPSLICEVYDTSSTAPHLRRAATTDEGGRGLFLVAQLAQSWGTRYTPEGKVIWAECGIDGA; translated from the coding sequence GTGGTTCGGTCCGACGGGGAATCGATGCGGACGTGGCGTGCGGCAGGCGGCACTGCGTCCGCCCGTTCTCGTGAGCGGTTTCTGCAGGGTGAGCCGGTCGATTCGGGCGTACGAAAGTCGATCTTGGATTCATGGCAGCGCTGCAGGTCCCTGGGTCTCTCACCGGACCAGGCAGACCTTCCCTTCCGAGAGGACTTCGACCGGGACGGTCGGCTCGTCCGCGCTGCAGGTCCAGTTCTCGACCGGCTGCAGTCCATGTTCGCGGGCAGCGCGATGAACATCTCCGTCGCGGATGCGAGTGGCACGGTCCTTCTGCGCCGTTTCGGAGAGGAGGCCTTGGCCAGGAGCCTCCCGGCGATCCAGCGCGTCCCGGGGTTCGTGTTCGCCGAGCAGTTCGCCGCCACCAACGGCATCGGTCTCGCGTTGGCGGAGCGGCAACTCATCCGGGTCCACGGTGCCGAGCACTTCGCCGAGCGCTCGCAGGGGAGCGCCTGCCGTGCGATTCCCGTCCGCGACCCGCTCAGCGGGCGCATCGAAGGCGTCCTGTGCCTCGGCTATCCGCGCAGCGCCGAGGACCCGGCGCTCGTCACCGTGATACGCAAGGCGGCCCAAGCCATCGAGCGCCGACTGCTGGAGCAGAGTTCCGCGCGTGAGCGCGCTCTGCTGGGGGCCTACCTGAGCACCTGCGGCGATGCCGCCGCCGGCGTTCACCAAGGCGTCGGAGTGGACGAACTGGCCCGTGAGCTGCGCCTCCGTGACCAGGCGGTCCTCATGGAGAAGGCCACCGAGCTGATCTCCGGCGGGCAGCGTGCCGCCGTCGACGTGTCCCTCTCCGACGGCCGGAGTGTGACGCTGGTGAGCCGTCCGATGACGAGCGCCTCCGGAGTGGAAGGCATCGCCATCGAGGCCCTCTTCCGGGGCCCTCCACCGCGACAGGCACTCCCCGTCCCGCTCCGGGTCGACGAGCTGCTCGGGCCGCTCGGCCCTCACGCCGAGCCTGCCGGCAGCGCTGTCGTCGCGCCGTCCGCCGCGTACACTCCCGTCGCCCCGGCGCCCGGGCAGTACTCCGCCACTCCGCTGTCCGGGCAACGCCCCGACGCCGCATCCGGCACTCCGCTCGTCGGGCACCTCCCCGCCGCCGCTTCCGGCCAGGGCCCCACGGGCGGTCTGGTCTCCACGAGCGGCCACGGCCCCACGGACGGCCAGGGCGTCATGGCCGCCGCTACCGCTGCGGACGCGACGGACGGCCACCCCGAGTCCCAACCCCCCGCGAGAGGGCTCGTGCTGGTGGGCGAGCCGCACGTGGGGACGTACGCCCTGGCGGCGCGACGCCGCCTGGAGCTGCTGTCCGAGGCCAGCGCCCGTATCGGGACCACCCTGGATGTGCGCCGTACCGCCCAGGAGCTCGCCGAGACGGTGGTTCCGGCGCTGGCCGACTTCGTCACGATCGACCTGCCCGATGCCGTACTGCGCGGCGAGGAGTCCGCCGACCCCAGCGGTGATCTGCGCCGTACGGTGGTCCACGGCATCCGCGACGACGTTCCTTTCAGGCCGCTCGACAAGCGCGTCGACTTCGGCCCGACCGCGCCCCAACTGCGTTGTCTGACCAGCGGGCAGGCAGTGCTGGAACCCGACCTGAAGGCCGCCGCGGGCTGGCTCACCCAGGACCCAGAGCACACCGAGCAACTGCTGACCCACGTCCACTCCCTCATCGCGGTCCCCCTGGTCGCCCGTGGCGTCGTCCTGGGCGTCGCCGCCTTTTACCGCTCGCACGGCTCCGCCCCCTTCGGGGACGACGACCGCGCGCTGGCCCACGAACTCGCCACCCGCGCCGCGCTTTCCATGGACAACGCCCGGCGCTACACACGCGAACGCAATATGGTCCTCGCCCTGCAGCGGAGCCTGCTCCCGCAGGGTCTGCCCGATCAGGAAGCCGTCGAGGTCGCCCATCGTTATCTGCCCGCCGAATCCGATGTGGGCGGGGACTGGTACGACGTGATCCCCCTCTCCGGCACCCGTATCGGCCTCTTCGTCGGCGACGTCGTCGGCCACGGCATGCACTCCGCCGCCACCATGGGACGGCTGCGCACCGCCGCACGCAGCTTCGCCGAACTCGACTTCCCCCCGGACGAAGTCCTCACCCACCTCGACAACGTCGTGGGGCGCCTGGACCGCGAGGATCCCGCCGCCGACGGCGTCGGCATCATCGGCGCGACCTGCCTGTACGCCATCTACGACCCGACCTCGCAGCAGTGCGTCCTGGCCCGTGCCGGTCACCCTCCGCCCGCCCTGGTCCGCCCCGACGGCACCGTGTCCTTCCCCGACCTGCCCGCCGGGCCGCCTCTCGGCCTCGGCGGTCTGCCCTTCGAAACCGCCGAGATCCACCTCCCCGAGCACAGCCAGCTGGTCCTCTACACCGACGGACTCATCGAGGACCGGAACCGTGACATCGACGAGTCCCTCGACCGACTGCGCAAAGCCCTGGCCCACCCGGAGCGCACACCCGAGGAGACCTGCGAGGCGGTCCTCGACCTCGTGGCACCCGCCCACCCCGCCGACGACCTCGCACTTCTCGTCGCCCGCACCCACGCGCTGGACCCCCACCGGATCGCCCACTGGGACCTGCCCGCCGACCCGGCCCTCGTCAGCGACGTCCGCGCCGCCGCCGTCCGGCAGCTGGCCGACTGGGGACTCGACGAGGCCGCGTTCGTCGCGGAACTCCTGCTCAGCGAGCTGATCACCAACGCCATCCGCCACGGTTCCGGACCCATCCGGGTACGGCTGCTCCACGGTCCGAGCCTGATCTGCGAGGTCTACGACACCAGCAGCACCGCCCCGCATCTGCGCCGTGCGGCCACCACCGACGAGGGCGGCCGCGGCCTGTTCCTCGTCGCGCAGCTGGCACAGAGCTGGGGGACCCGCTACACCCCCGAGGGCAAGGTCATCTGGGCCGAATGCGGGATCGACGGCGCCTGA
- a CDS encoding O-acetyl-ADP-ribose deacetylase, which translates to MTAIELVQGDITQQSVDAIVNAANSSLLGGGGVDGAIHRRGGPAILDECRKLRASQYGKGLPTGQAVATTAGELDARWVIHTVGPVYSQSEGRSDLLASCYRESLRGADELGARTIAFPAISTGIYGWPIDDGARIAIETVRATPTSVEEARFVLFDERSYEAFAAQLR; encoded by the coding sequence ATGACCGCCATCGAACTCGTCCAGGGAGACATCACGCAGCAGTCCGTCGACGCCATCGTGAACGCCGCGAACTCCTCGCTGCTCGGCGGCGGAGGCGTGGACGGAGCCATCCACCGGCGCGGCGGCCCCGCCATCCTGGACGAGTGCCGCAAGCTCCGCGCTTCCCAGTACGGCAAAGGCCTGCCGACGGGACAGGCGGTCGCCACGACCGCGGGCGAACTCGACGCACGCTGGGTGATCCACACAGTCGGCCCGGTGTACAGCCAGAGCGAGGGCCGCTCCGACCTGCTCGCCTCCTGCTACCGGGAGTCCCTGCGGGGCGCCGACGAACTCGGCGCCCGTACGATCGCGTTCCCCGCGATCTCCACCGGCATCTACGGCTGGCCGATCGACGACGGTGCCCGGATCGCCATCGAGACGGTGCGGGCCACGCCCACGTCGGTCGAGGAGGCCAGATTCGTCCTCTTCGACGAGCGGTCCTACGAGGCGTTCGCCGCGCAGCTCCGCTGA
- a CDS encoding phytoene desaturase family protein, whose amino-acid sequence MLDAVVVGAGPNGLTAAVELARRGFSVAVFEACETVGGGARTEELTLPGFRHDPCSAAHPLGVNSPAFKAMPLGRYGLEWLHHDLPMAHPFPDGTAAVLSRSVAETAASFGPRDAGTYRRLVDPFTGRWDTLVRDFMSLPLTALPRDPVTLARFGLVGLPPSTWLTRRFHDERARTLFAGLVAHVMAPLDGFATGAVGLVFALAAHAGGWPVARGGSQSISDALAAYLKDLGGTVHTDYEVKRLDDLPPARAYVFDTSPSALSRIAGFGRYYERYRYGPGVFKIDYALDGPVPWAAEEARRAGTVQIGANTAEIGAALRAASRDGRAPDAPFLITVQPSVVDPSRAPDGKQVFWAYGHVPNGWTGDLTDAIERQLERFAPGFRDRVLARATAGPPEIAARNANYVGGDIACGAASGLQLMLRPRLSLAPYSTPHPAVFICSSASPPGPGVHGMSGHNAAKAVWRRLRQS is encoded by the coding sequence ATGCTCGATGCGGTCGTGGTGGGTGCGGGGCCGAACGGACTGACCGCTGCCGTGGAGCTGGCCCGTCGCGGCTTCAGCGTGGCCGTCTTCGAGGCATGTGAGACGGTCGGTGGCGGCGCCCGCACCGAGGAGCTGACGCTGCCCGGCTTCCGGCACGACCCGTGCTCGGCCGCGCACCCGCTGGGCGTCAACTCGCCCGCGTTCAAGGCGATGCCGCTCGGTCGGTACGGACTGGAGTGGCTGCACCATGACCTGCCCATGGCGCACCCCTTCCCGGACGGCACGGCGGCCGTGCTGTCACGGTCCGTCGCCGAGACGGCCGCCTCCTTCGGGCCGCGAGATGCGGGGACGTACCGCAGGCTGGTCGACCCCTTCACCGGCAGATGGGACACGCTCGTCCGGGACTTCATGTCCCTGCCGCTCACCGCGCTGCCCCGCGACCCGGTCACCCTCGCCCGCTTCGGTCTCGTCGGTCTGCCGCCCTCGACCTGGCTGACGCGCAGATTCCACGACGAGCGGGCCAGGACGCTGTTCGCCGGTCTGGTCGCGCATGTCATGGCCCCGCTCGACGGCTTCGCCACCGGCGCCGTCGGTCTTGTCTTCGCGTTGGCCGCGCACGCGGGCGGCTGGCCCGTGGCGCGCGGCGGCTCCCAGTCGATCTCCGACGCGCTCGCCGCGTATCTGAAGGACCTCGGCGGCACCGTCCACACCGACTACGAGGTCAAGCGCCTCGACGACCTGCCGCCCGCGCGCGCGTACGTCTTCGACACCTCGCCCTCCGCCCTCAGCCGGATCGCGGGCTTCGGCCGGTACTACGAGCGCTACCGCTACGGGCCCGGCGTCTTCAAGATCGACTACGCGCTGGACGGACCCGTGCCCTGGGCGGCGGAGGAGGCCCGCCGCGCCGGGACGGTGCAGATCGGTGCGAACACGGCCGAGATCGGCGCAGCCCTGCGCGCGGCCTCGCGGGACGGCCGGGCGCCGGACGCACCGTTCCTGATCACCGTGCAGCCCAGCGTCGTCGACCCCTCCCGGGCGCCGGACGGCAAGCAGGTCTTCTGGGCGTACGGCCATGTGCCGAACGGCTGGACCGGCGACCTCACCGACGCGATCGAGCGCCAGCTCGAGCGGTTCGCGCCGGGCTTCCGCGACCGCGTACTGGCCCGTGCCACGGCAGGCCCACCCGAGATCGCCGCCCGCAACGCGAACTACGTGGGCGGTGACATCGCCTGCGGCGCGGCCTCCGGACTTCAACTGATGCTGCGGCCCCGGCTGTCCCTGGCCCCGTACAGCACACCGCATCCGGCCGTGTTCATCTGTTCCTCGGCCTCCCCACCGGGTCCGGGCGTGCACGGCATGTCGGGACACAACGCCGCCAAGGCCGTATGGAGGAGGCTGCGCCAGTCATGA